TCTGCCGCTTTAGTAAACCCTTGGTGCTTAGCAACAGTATGAAAGACTTTTAGATAGTTTAAATTCATTCTGCACACACCTGGCTTACATAGATATTTTCAATTGATAACATTGAAAAGATATATTTATATTATAATTCATTTTTCGATAAAATTAAAGCAAAAAACAAGGGGGAAGTGCAGATGAAGGTAGGTATTATTCGTTGTCAACAGACAGAAGATATGTGCCCCGGCAATACTGACTTTGCCGTGGCGCGGGAGAACAAGGGCGTGTTTGCCACTAGCAATGAGCCTGTTGAGGTGATCGGTTTTGTTTCCTGCGGCGGTTGCCCGGGGAAGAAGAGCGTTACTCGGGCGGAAATGATGGTAAACCGGGGGGCGCAAGTGGTTGTGTTGGCATCTTGTATAACGAGAGGGAATCCGATCGGTTTTGCCTGTCCCCATCGAGATAACATATTGGCAGCAATTAAAAAAAGAATTGGAGAAAAAGCGGAAATCTGGGATTGGACTCATTAAAAATATCTGAAAATTTATGGAAGTTTTAAATACCCGGCAAACTCCCAATACGACTATACGCTTCAAAGAAGTAAGGATTCATTGGGAAAAATGGTAAACTTCCCGGCAAAACCGGGAAGTTTTTTTTAAATATCAAATGCGATAAGATTATGTTAGAGGTGATAGGATGAAGCGATTTTGGGGGCTACTGTTCTTACTCCTTTTTGGCTTTAATAAATTAGTCCTGGGCGGGGAAGTTATTGTAAAGGGCATTGTGGAGTCGGCTTTAGAAGGAAAACATTACGAATTAAAAGTGACCGATTTCGGCAATTTAAATAAGCCTGCACCCTATTATGTCTTATCTGGCGAACATAACTGGCAAAGCTATGTGGGAAAGGAAGTGGTGGTGAAAGGAACTGTCTTTGACGGTTACAGTATTTACATGAAACCGGGTTTAAAGGTAATTTCGATTAGCTTTCCTGCGGAAAATACTAAGCGTACTTTTAAAGAAAACCTTCCTTATTACTTTGGACTATTTTTAGTTGCCGGATTTTTTGGCTACTATATCTTTTTACGATACTTTAAAAAGAAGTGAGGAGAGTTTACCGTGTATCCTATTAGTTTAAATTTAACGGGGACCCTCGTATTAGTAGTAGGGGGTGGAAGGGTTGCTCTTCGGAAGGTGCAAAGTCTTTTAAGAGAAGATGCAAAAATTATCGTAGTTGCCCCGAAAACTCTTCCGGAATTAAAGGCTCTGGCCCAGAGCGGGCAAATTAAACTTTATCTGCGGGAATTTCAGGAAGAAGATTTATCCGGCCCCAAGTTAGTCTTTGCTGCCACCGATAATTCAGAGCTTAATAAAAGAATAGCTAATCTTTGTCAAAGACTGGGGATTTGGGTCAATGTAGCCGACAGTCCCGAGGAGTCCAATTTTATTGTTCCAGCGGTTTGGCGCCGGGGAGGTTGGGAAATAGCTGTGGGGACCTCTGGGTTATCTCCTTTTGCGGCCCGCCTTTTAAAAGAAGAGCTTTCCCGGTTAATTGAACCTGCCTGGGATGATTACCTGAAATTTTTGGGGGAATTACGTAAAGCCTTAAAGGAAAGCAAAATTGAGAAAAATAAGAGAGAAGAAATTTTAAAAGAAGTAGCCAAAATTTATGATTACCAGAAGTTTTGCCAGGAAAAGCCTTCGGTAAAATTAATCTTGGAAAAATTTAAATAAAAATATTTTCACAAAGCAGGATTTACGAAAAATTTTGCGAATTATCTTAAGTTAAGAAAGCCCCTAATAATATTTTTAAAAATTAAATAGCAAACTTTAAGGTGCCTTTAAGGCTTAAAAGGGAAGTCCGAGCCCAAGAGTTTGGGTAACGGCGCGGTCCCGCCACTGTAAGTAGGGAGTTACCCTATAATATCCACTGGTTTATACCGGGAAGGGTAGGGTAACAATGAACTACAGCCAGGAGACCTGCCTTAAAGTTTGGTTCGAAACCTACGCGGATAGGTGGAGAACGGGAGTTTGGTTATAAGTCCCCTTCTACCGGCGTAGGAGGGGATTTTAATTTTTAAAAAGGATGGTGGAGGGCATGTTAAAAACCAATTTTCGCTTATTGTTTTTGTTAATTTTTCTTTTAATTCCCACCCCGGTTCTTGCCATGCATATTATGGAAGGGTTTTTACCGGTAAAATGGGTGATTTTCTGGGATCTTGTTACTTTACCTTTTCTGGTGATAGGTTTTATCCGCTTGCAAAAGGAAGCTAACCGGGGGCCGGGAGCTAAACTAATGTTAGCCTTTGCCGGAGCGTTTATCTTTGTTTTATCGGCTTTAAAAATGCCATCGGTAACCGGAAGTTGTTCCCATCCTACCGGAACGGGGTTGGCCGCAATTTTATTTGGGCCGTTTATCACGACCGTATTAGGTTTTATTGTTTTGATTTTTCAGGCTCTTCTTTTGGCTCATGGTGGCATTACCACCCTTGGTGCTAATACTTTCTCCATGGCAGTTGCCGGACCACTGGTAGCTTACGGGGTTTATAAAGGTCTCCAAAAAGCTGGATTCAACAATAATGTTAGCATCTTTTTAGCTGCCATGCTCGGGGATTTATCGACCTATATGATTACCTCTGGGCAACTGGCGTTAGCCTTTCCGGGAAGTTCACTTTTTTTAAGTGCTTTAAAATTTATGGGAATCTTTGCCTTAACCCAAATTCCTTTAGCTATAAGTGAAGGGATTTTAACGGTTTTAACCTATAATTTCTTGAGCCGTTATGAAGATGCCAAAATATGGGTAGAAAAGGGTGAGCATTAATGAGAACGTTTACCAATATCATCCTGCTAATTTTGGTAATAGCGTTAATTGCGGTTCCAATGTTTTTAGTTAAGGGGGAATTTTCCGGCGCCGATGAATTAGCCTCCCGGGTGATTGAAAAGCAAGACCCCAATTATAAGCCCTGGTTTTCCCCCGTCTGGGAACCGCCCAGCGGCGAGATAGAGTCGTTTTTATTTGCCCTGCAGGCGGCTTTGGGCGCCGGGTTTGTGGGATTTTATCTGGGGTACTTGAAGGGAAAGAAGGAAGGAAAAAATGTTAACGGAACAGTTGGCCTATCAAAGTCCGCTAAGGAAAATTGACCCTGTTTATAAACTTCTTTTTTCCTTTGCGCTTTTATTCCTGGGGTTAACAGCTCCCAATCCTTTTTTTACCTTACTCCCTACCCTGGGGTTAGTAAGCTTTTTTCTGGTGAGAAAGGGAAAAATCCCCGGGCAAATTTATCTTAAGTACTTGCTTTTACCGGGAGGTTTTTTGCTGGCAAGCTTAATCGGGATAATGATTGACTTCCGGCCAGCTCCTTATGTTAACTGGAAAAATTTGTTTTTGGCTTTAAATGCCGGCGGTCGTGCCCTTACTTCTCTTCTGGGGTTGTATTTTTTAATTTTTACCACTCCCCTCCTGGATTTAATAGCGGGACTTTCGAGATTTGGTATTCCTCAATTTATAATTGAAATAATTATTTTTATTCACCGGTTTATTTTTATATTCTTCGAAATAGCCGGGGAAATCATTAAAGCCCAGGAAGCAAGGCTGGGCTACCGGAATTTTCGCCGGGGCATCTACTCCTTTTCTTTCTTAACTACCGGGATTTTTAAAGGAGGATTGGCCCGGGCGGGACAAATGACCATTTCTTTAGAAAGCCGGGGATACAACGATAAAATAGTTTTTTTGCAACCGGATTATCAAAATCAAAATTACCCCTTGTTATTTGTGGGTATAGTAGTTATGCTGGCGCTCTTTACTTATGGAGGTGCTTTTATTTGGAGGAGCTTTTAACCGTAAAAGGATTAAAATACGTATATCCAACGGGAAATGTGGCTTTAGACGGCTTAAATTTGGAGATTAAAAAAGGTGAGCGGCTTTTTGTCTTAGGGGAAAATGGCGCCGGAAAAACCACTTTTTTTCTCCACTTAAACGGGATTTTAAAACCAACTGCAGGAGAGCTATTTTGGCGGGGGGAAAAGTTTTCGTACAAAAGGGATTTTCTGTTAAGACTTCGGCAAAAAGTTGGGGTGGTGTTTCAAGATCCGGAGACCCAGCTTTTTGCCGGTACGATAGCGGAAGAGATATCTTATGGGCTTTTTAATCTCGGGTATTCGGAAAGTAAAGTGCGGGAAAAGGTGGAAGAAACTTTAAAAGAGCTCGGAATTTGGGAGTTGAGAGACCAGCCGATAGCTTCGCTTAGCCTGGGTCAAAAAAAGCTTGTCGCCCTGGGAGCAATTTTGGCGATGGAGCCGGAGCTTTTAGTTTTAGATGAACCGACGGCGTTTTTGGACCGGTATAACACCCGCCTCTTTTTAAATATTGTTGAACGGCAGTGGCAAAAAGGGATTACGATTGTCGCTGCTACCCATGAAATTGATTTGGCGTACCGTTTTGCCGACAGGGTAGCGGTTTTACATGCCGGAAAACTTTTGGCTTCAGGGCCGCCCGAAGAAATTCTCCTGGAATCCCGGATTTTGGAAAGCGCGAACCTGGAAGAGCCATGGCTTTTAAGGGGCAGTAAAATTTTAAAAGATAGCGGGCGGCTTTTAGCTCACGAATATCCGGTAAAAGAGGAAAAAAAGTTCTGGGAAGTACTTAACCGGGTAAAAACTCCCCGTTACGGGGTAACTACAGGTACTGTAGCCGCGGCAGCGGCTTTGGGAGCAGCCCGTTTCTTGCTCCTGGGGGAAAAAATGAAGGCAATTACCATTAATACGCCGGCAGGAATAACTTTTACTTTAACCCCGGAAATTTTAGAGAAAAATGCGACGGAAGCGGTTTGCGGCATTAGAAAAGAGGCAGGAGATGATCCGGATGTCACCGATCAGGCTTTAATCATAGCCCGGGTACGCCGGCAAAACTTCCCGGGGATTGCCATAAAAGGAGGACGGGGAGTGGGAGTTGTCACGGAACCGGGGCTTGCTGTACCGGTGGGAGAAGCGGCAATTAATCCGGTTCCGCGGCAACAAATCAAAGAAGCGCTGGAGCCGTTAATTTTGGGAAGGGAAACGGGGTTGGAAGTGATTATTGAAGTGCCCGAAGGGGAGAAGCTTGCGTTACAAACATTAAATCCGATTTTGGGGATTAAAGGCGGTATTTCCATCCTGGGTACCCGGGGTATTGTCGTACCTTACTCCCGGGAAGCTTATATCGAGTCCCTGCAACTCCAGCTAAAAAGAGCGTTATATTTGGATTTAAAAAGACTTGTTTTTGTTTTGGGCAATAAAAGTAAAAAAGTAGCCAAGAGGTTAAATGTTCCTGCTGAAGCTATCGTGGAAACGGGAAATTACCTGGGGGATATGCTGAAGATTTCGGAGAACGAAGGGGTAGAGAAAATTTTAATAATAGGGTACCTGGGAAAACTTATTAAAACTTACCTTGGTATTTTAAACCTTCACAGCCAGGTGGCCCGGGGCCAAAAGGAGGCTTTAGCGTTATTTTTATATTCTCTTGGAGAAAGTCAGGAGTTAATTAATAAAATTTATTCCACCAAAAATATGGAGCAGGCCCTGGAAATTTTGAAGAGCGCCGGGAAAGACCATTACCTGCCTTTACTTGCCCGGGCGGTTAAAGAAAAGTTAAAGAGCTATTATAGCGGTCTTACCATGGATGTGGCTTTTACCGATATATCGGGGGCGATTATTGCCACAACCTTTGACCGCCTTGAGGAGGGATGGCCGTGGGATGGGTAAAAGTCGTGGGGGTCGGTCCGGGTAGTCCCGAGTACCTTACTAAAATTGGCGAAAGGGTAATTAGTGAGGCGGATTATGTGGCCGGGGCGGAAGAACTTTTAAAAACTTTTGCTCCGGATAAAAAACATCTATCTTTTGGTGAATTTGGCGCGGTTTTAAAGCAAATGAAAGATTTATCAAGAAGTTTTAACATTGCTCTTCTTTTGCGGGGCGATACCGGCTTTTACAGTTTATTAAGAAAGATTGAAAGAGAAAATCCAGGACTTGTTACCGAGGTAATACCGGGGATAAGCTCGGTGCAGTTAGCTTTTGCCCGCTTGAAAAAATTGTGGGATGGGGCTGCTTTTTATTCTTTGCACGGAAGAAACCTTCCTGAGAAATTAAAAGAAGAGTTTACGGTCCATGTATTTTTATTAGGAGAGAAAATCAATACCTCTTCCCTAAAACAACTTTTGCAAAAACACGGCCTGGAGGGAGCTTCTTACTATTTACTTTATGATTTAAGTTATCCGGAAGAAAAAATAGTAAAGCTTTCCTTTGCCGATTTACCTCCGGAGCTTTCAGGGAGGGGGATATTAATTGCTGAAAGATGAAGATTTTTATCTACCCGGAACTCCTTATACCAAAGAAGAAATCCGGGCAGTCCTTTTAAAAAAGCTTAACCTGAAAGGCGAGGAAGTGGTTTACGAAGTAGGGTCAGGCTCGGGCACCATTACGGTGGAACTGGCTTTAAGCCTTCCCCGGGGTAAAGTATATGCTTTTGAAAAAGACCTCCAGAGGCTTACCGTAATTAAAGAAAATCTACGAAGATTTTCGGTAAGGAATGTGGTTTTAATTCCCCAGGCCTTACCCTGTGATTTATCCGCCTATCCTCCGCCGGATTTGGTTGTAATTGGTGGAAGTTCTAGTTTAAGAGAAGTACTAAAGCAGGTTGGAGCCTGTTTAAAAAATGGTGGGGTCCTTGCCGGTTTGGCAGTTACCCTTGAATCATTAGCTATTTACCAGGAGTTTTTTCAAAACAGCTCTTTTACCGATTTTGACGGGATTAGCATAGCGGTTACCAGGCTTAAAAAAGCCGGAAGCTATCATATCTTAAATGCCCAAAATCCCGTATTTATCTTTACCGGAAGGAAAAAGGAGGAAAATAATGGCTAAACTTTACGTGGTTGGTGTTGGTCCGGGGGACCCCGAGCTTATTACGGTGAAAGCTATGAAGATTTTGCGAGGGGTACGGGTTTTAGTTTTTCCCGGAAAAAGGGCTTTTAAAGTTGTGGAAAGTTTTCTTTCAGATGATAAAGAAATTCTCTTTTTTAATTTTCCCATGGTGGAAGACGAGGGGAAAAAAAGGGAAGCGGCGCACACCTTTGCCCAAAAAATTTTAGAGTATCTAAACCGGGAAGAAGTTTCTTTTTTTACCCTGGGAGACCCGGGTTTATACAGTACCGCTGGATATTTATTGGAGGCGCTAAAGCAGTTAGGTTTTGCAGGGGATATAGAAATAGTTCCGGGGATAAATTCCTTTTCACTGGCAGCCGCTAAGTCTTTCTTTAACCTTGCTTTTGAAGATGAAAAGGTAGAAATCCTATCGACTTTGCCGGAAGATTTTACTTTTGAGCCCAAAACTACCTATGTTTTTTTAAAACTTTCCTCTTATTACGACCGCTTTTTAGAGCTGGTAAAGGAAGCAAAGATCCAGGGATATTACTTTAAAGAGCTTGGTACCGAAGAGGAAAAAATCTGTTCTTTTAATGAACTTCCCGAAAAAACCGGGTATTTTTCCCTGGCCTTAGCGAAAAGGGGGAATTAGCGGTGAAAGTTTATTTAGTAGGCGCCGGACCTGGAGATCCCGAGTTAATAACTGTTAAAGGGAAAAAACTTTTGGAGGAAGCTGATTTAATCGTTTATGCAGGCTCCCTGGTTAATCCCGGACTTTTGGAATATGCCAAACCGGAGGCGGTGAAAGTTGACTCGGCGCCCAGAACTTTAGAAGAAATAGTGGAGATAATGGTCGAGTATGCTCGAGCCGGAAAAGTTGTCGTACGCTTGCAGACCGGAGACCCAGCCCTCTATGGGGCGGTAGAGGAACAAAAAAGAGCTTTAAAAGCCTATGGAGTTGAGCTGGAATGGGTGCCGGGAGTTAGCTCTTTTCTTGGGGCGGCTGCCCGCCTGGGTTACGAATTAACCGTTCCAGACGGTACCCAGACGGTAATTTTAAGCAGAGTTGCCGGGAGAACTCCGGTGCCGGAAAAAGAAAATTTAGAGGCATTGGCTAAAATCGGGTCAACCCTTGTGCTCTTTTTAAGTGTGGATAAAATCGATGAGGTTGTCGCCGAAATTTCCCGGGTAAGAGCTTTTGATACTCCGGTAGCGGTAGTTTATAAGGCTACTTTTCCCGAAGAAAAAATTATTACTGGTACTTTAGCGGATATTGCTCAGAAAGTAAAAGAAGAAAAGATAAACAAAACCGCCCTTATCTTTGTAGGGGAGTTTTTAAATCCGCCCCCTACTCGCTCAAAATTATATGCTCCCGATTTTACTCATGGTGGGAGAAGAGAAAGTGATTAAGAATTTAATAATTTTTTACTTTACCGCAGCCGGCGAAACTCTGGCCCGGCGCCTTTTAACCCTAAAGCTTGGGGGGAACGTTACTCTCTTTTCCGGTAAAAGCGCGGAAATTAAAAACTGTCTTAAAAAAAACTGGAACAACGATACAGCTTTTCTTTTTATCGGAGCCTTAGGAATTGCGGTTCGCTTAATTGCTCCCTTTATCAAAGATAAGTTTTCCGACCCGGCGGTAGTTGTAGCCGATGAAACGGGTAAATATTTTATAAGCGTTTTATCCGGGCATTTTGGTGGGGCAAATGAAATTTGTCAACTTTTAGCCCAAAAGCTGGGGGGAGAAGCGGTAATTACCACCGCCACCGATGTTCAGGGAAAAGTTGGCTTGGATGTTTTGGCCAG
The sequence above is a segment of the Carboxydothermus pertinax genome. Coding sequences within it:
- a CDS encoding CGGC domain-containing protein, whose product is MKVGIIRCQQTEDMCPGNTDFAVARENKGVFATSNEPVEVIGFVSCGGCPGKKSVTRAEMMVNRGAQVVVLASCITRGNPIGFACPHRDNILAAIKKRIGEKAEIWDWTH
- a CDS encoding precorrin-2 dehydrogenase/sirohydrochlorin ferrochelatase family protein encodes the protein MYPISLNLTGTLVLVVGGGRVALRKVQSLLREDAKIIVVAPKTLPELKALAQSGQIKLYLREFQEEDLSGPKLVFAATDNSELNKRIANLCQRLGIWVNVADSPEESNFIVPAVWRRGGWEIAVGTSGLSPFAARLLKEELSRLIEPAWDDYLKFLGELRKALKESKIEKNKREEILKEVAKIYDYQKFCQEKPSVKLILEKFK
- a CDS encoding energy-coupling factor ABC transporter permease gives rise to the protein MLKTNFRLLFLLIFLLIPTPVLAMHIMEGFLPVKWVIFWDLVTLPFLVIGFIRLQKEANRGPGAKLMLAFAGAFIFVLSALKMPSVTGSCSHPTGTGLAAILFGPFITTVLGFIVLIFQALLLAHGGITTLGANTFSMAVAGPLVAYGVYKGLQKAGFNNNVSIFLAAMLGDLSTYMITSGQLALAFPGSSLFLSALKFMGIFALTQIPLAISEGILTVLTYNFLSRYEDAKIWVEKGEH
- a CDS encoding energy-coupling factor ABC transporter substrate-binding protein, translated to MRTFTNIILLILVIALIAVPMFLVKGEFSGADELASRVIEKQDPNYKPWFSPVWEPPSGEIESFLFALQAALGAGFVGFYLGYLKGKKEGKNVNGTVGLSKSAKEN
- the cbiQ gene encoding cobalt ECF transporter T component CbiQ, with amino-acid sequence MLTEQLAYQSPLRKIDPVYKLLFSFALLFLGLTAPNPFFTLLPTLGLVSFFLVRKGKIPGQIYLKYLLLPGGFLLASLIGIMIDFRPAPYVNWKNLFLALNAGGRALTSLLGLYFLIFTTPLLDLIAGLSRFGIPQFIIEIIIFIHRFIFIFFEIAGEIIKAQEARLGYRNFRRGIYSFSFLTTGIFKGGLARAGQMTISLESRGYNDKIVFLQPDYQNQNYPLLFVGIVVMLALFTYGGAFIWRSF
- the cbiD gene encoding cobalt-precorrin-5B (C(1))-methyltransferase CbiD, with translation MEELLTVKGLKYVYPTGNVALDGLNLEIKKGERLFVLGENGAGKTTFFLHLNGILKPTAGELFWRGEKFSYKRDFLLRLRQKVGVVFQDPETQLFAGTIAEEISYGLFNLGYSESKVREKVEETLKELGIWELRDQPIASLSLGQKKLVALGAILAMEPELLVLDEPTAFLDRYNTRLFLNIVERQWQKGITIVAATHEIDLAYRFADRVAVLHAGKLLASGPPEEILLESRILESANLEEPWLLRGSKILKDSGRLLAHEYPVKEEKKFWEVLNRVKTPRYGVTTGTVAAAAALGAARFLLLGEKMKAITINTPAGITFTLTPEILEKNATEAVCGIRKEAGDDPDVTDQALIIARVRRQNFPGIAIKGGRGVGVVTEPGLAVPVGEAAINPVPRQQIKEALEPLILGRETGLEVIIEVPEGEKLALQTLNPILGIKGGISILGTRGIVVPYSREAYIESLQLQLKRALYLDLKRLVFVLGNKSKKVAKRLNVPAEAIVETGNYLGDMLKISENEGVEKILIIGYLGKLIKTYLGILNLHSQVARGQKEALALFLYSLGESQELINKIYSTKNMEQALEILKSAGKDHYLPLLARAVKEKLKSYYSGLTMDVAFTDISGAIIATTFDRLEEGWPWDG
- the cbiE gene encoding precorrin-6y C5,15-methyltransferase (decarboxylating) subunit CbiE, with protein sequence MGWVKVVGVGPGSPEYLTKIGERVISEADYVAGAEELLKTFAPDKKHLSFGEFGAVLKQMKDLSRSFNIALLLRGDTGFYSLLRKIERENPGLVTEVIPGISSVQLAFARLKKLWDGAAFYSLHGRNLPEKLKEEFTVHVFLLGEKINTSSLKQLLQKHGLEGASYYLLYDLSYPEEKIVKLSFADLPPELSGRGILIAER
- the cbiT gene encoding precorrin-6Y C5,15-methyltransferase (decarboxylating) subunit CbiT, whose protein sequence is MLKDEDFYLPGTPYTKEEIRAVLLKKLNLKGEEVVYEVGSGSGTITVELALSLPRGKVYAFEKDLQRLTVIKENLRRFSVRNVVLIPQALPCDLSAYPPPDLVVIGGSSSLREVLKQVGACLKNGGVLAGLAVTLESLAIYQEFFQNSSFTDFDGISIAVTRLKKAGSYHILNAQNPVFIFTGRKKEENNG
- a CDS encoding precorrin-2 C(20)-methyltransferase; this encodes MAKLYVVGVGPGDPELITVKAMKILRGVRVLVFPGKRAFKVVESFLSDDKEILFFNFPMVEDEGKKREAAHTFAQKILEYLNREEVSFFTLGDPGLYSTAGYLLEALKQLGFAGDIEIVPGINSFSLAAAKSFFNLAFEDEKVEILSTLPEDFTFEPKTTYVFLKLSSYYDRFLELVKEAKIQGYYFKELGTEEEKICSFNELPEKTGYFSLALAKRGN
- the cobM gene encoding precorrin-4 C(11)-methyltransferase; protein product: MKVYLVGAGPGDPELITVKGKKLLEEADLIVYAGSLVNPGLLEYAKPEAVKVDSAPRTLEEIVEIMVEYARAGKVVVRLQTGDPALYGAVEEQKRALKAYGVELEWVPGVSSFLGAAARLGYELTVPDGTQTVILSRVAGRTPVPEKENLEALAKIGSTLVLFLSVDKIDEVVAEISRVRAFDTPVAVVYKATFPEEKIITGTLADIAQKVKEEKINKTALIFVGEFLNPPPTRSKLYAPDFTHGGRRESD